From the genome of Gemmatimonas phototrophica, one region includes:
- a CDS encoding glycoside hydrolase family 3 N-terminal domain-containing protein — MTASPLPRVGIWPALCAGLLLVTPSLRAQPVPTAAPAADAPYRDARRSPAERTQDLLGRMSFEEKFWQLFMIPGDRDDRSHDYQHGAFGLQINVPAGMRADALRSDSLPAAVVARAHAARINALQRYFVDSTRLGIPLLPFEETLHGLGREGATTFPQAIALAATWDTTLMSRVAGAIATEARARGIRHSLSPVVNIANDVRWGRVEETYGEDVQLVAAMGRAYIRAFESRGIVATPKHFVANVGDGGRDSYPVEFSERLLRERYFPPFQSAIQQAGARSVMSAYNSVDGQPASQNRTLLTDVLRKAWSFEGFVISDAAATGGSIVLHHTEANTASAARHALESGLDVIFQSSYDQHRGWLNGFRTGGLAPALIDSAVARVLRVKFALGLFEHPYVNADSAGLVSRSASHLALAREAAIKSMVLLRNTNRQLPLSPKIRRIAVIGSDALEARVGGYSPPGARAVSIADGISAGAPPGAVVRVHGGVPRLWRDLAIVPATAFSSDSSGRRVAGLSGQYWNNITLNGAPTLQRRDAQVDFQWTLSSPGRGIPFDWYSARWEGTVRVPTGGVRTLAVEGNDGYRLYVNDTLRIDRWFKSSFGTQRATVRMAAGSSHRVRFEYFEATGNARLRLLWDAGVQDTQAAQIALAVQMARTSDVAVIVAGIEEGEFRDRALLGLPGKQEALIRAVAATGTPVVVVLTGGSAITMPWIDQVAAVLDAWYPGQEGGNAVADVLFGRASPAGRLPLTFPMHEGQVPLHYAHKPTGRGDDYLDLTGHPLFPFGHGLSYTSFAYDSLHVELRPKTDSIALRVSLTVTNSGPRASDEVVQLYLRDVLARVARPVMELAGFARITLGAGATQRVTFDVTRSQLQFLDETLQRIEEPGTWRVMVGASSRDIRLRQEVVVP; from the coding sequence ATGACCGCGTCCCCCCTGCCCCGTGTTGGTATCTGGCCCGCGCTGTGCGCGGGCCTTTTGCTTGTGACTCCGTCGCTGCGTGCGCAGCCCGTGCCCACCGCGGCTCCAGCAGCCGATGCGCCGTATCGGGACGCCCGCCGTTCACCAGCCGAACGTACGCAGGATCTCCTTGGGCGTATGTCGTTCGAAGAGAAATTCTGGCAGCTGTTCATGATTCCGGGTGATCGTGACGATCGCTCGCACGACTATCAACACGGCGCCTTCGGGCTGCAGATCAATGTTCCCGCTGGTATGCGCGCCGACGCGCTGCGCAGCGACTCTCTCCCCGCCGCGGTGGTGGCCCGCGCGCATGCGGCGCGCATCAATGCGCTCCAGCGTTATTTCGTGGACTCCACGCGACTGGGCATTCCGCTGCTGCCCTTCGAAGAAACGTTGCACGGGCTGGGACGCGAAGGCGCGACCACTTTTCCGCAGGCCATTGCCCTGGCGGCCACGTGGGATACCACGCTGATGTCCCGCGTGGCGGGCGCGATAGCCACCGAGGCGCGCGCCCGCGGCATTCGCCATTCACTGTCGCCGGTGGTGAATATCGCGAACGATGTGCGCTGGGGACGCGTGGAAGAAACCTATGGCGAAGATGTCCAGCTGGTGGCGGCCATGGGCCGCGCGTATATCCGGGCGTTTGAATCGCGTGGCATTGTCGCCACCCCCAAACATTTCGTGGCGAATGTTGGCGACGGTGGACGGGACAGTTACCCCGTGGAGTTCAGCGAGCGCCTGTTGCGCGAGCGATACTTTCCTCCGTTTCAGTCGGCCATTCAGCAGGCTGGCGCGCGAAGTGTGATGAGTGCGTACAACTCCGTGGACGGACAGCCGGCATCGCAGAACCGCACGCTCCTGACCGATGTGCTGCGGAAGGCGTGGTCCTTTGAGGGGTTCGTCATTTCCGACGCCGCCGCCACCGGTGGTTCTATTGTCTTGCACCATACGGAGGCGAACACGGCATCGGCGGCACGTCACGCGCTGGAGTCGGGGTTGGATGTCATCTTTCAGTCCAGTTACGACCAGCATCGCGGGTGGCTGAACGGGTTTCGCACCGGGGGACTTGCTCCGGCGCTGATTGACAGTGCGGTTGCCCGTGTCTTGCGCGTAAAGTTCGCGCTTGGCCTGTTCGAGCACCCTTACGTGAATGCTGACAGCGCGGGGCTGGTGTCCCGGTCGGCCAGCCATCTGGCGCTCGCGCGTGAGGCCGCCATCAAGTCCATGGTGCTGCTGCGCAACACGAACCGGCAGCTCCCACTGTCGCCGAAGATACGGCGCATTGCGGTCATCGGCAGCGATGCCCTGGAGGCGCGGGTGGGCGGCTATTCGCCCCCGGGCGCCCGGGCGGTGTCCATTGCCGATGGTATCAGTGCCGGGGCACCGCCTGGTGCCGTCGTGCGGGTACATGGTGGGGTTCCGCGCCTGTGGCGTGACTTGGCCATTGTGCCAGCCACGGCGTTCTCGTCAGACAGCAGCGGGCGTCGCGTGGCGGGGCTTTCCGGGCAGTACTGGAACAACATCACCTTGAATGGTGCGCCAACCTTGCAGCGCAGAGACGCCCAGGTGGACTTTCAGTGGACCCTCAGTTCGCCGGGGCGTGGCATTCCATTTGACTGGTATTCGGCGCGGTGGGAGGGAACCGTACGCGTGCCCACCGGAGGGGTCCGCACGCTGGCCGTGGAGGGGAACGACGGCTATCGCCTGTATGTCAACGACACGTTGCGTATCGACCGCTGGTTCAAATCGTCGTTCGGCACGCAGCGGGCAACGGTGCGAATGGCTGCCGGCAGCAGCCACCGGGTACGATTCGAGTACTTCGAGGCCACCGGGAACGCCCGACTGCGGCTGCTGTGGGATGCCGGCGTGCAGGACACGCAGGCCGCACAGATTGCATTGGCGGTGCAAATGGCACGCACGAGCGATGTGGCGGTCATCGTGGCGGGAATCGAAGAAGGCGAGTTTCGCGATCGGGCGCTGCTGGGATTGCCGGGGAAGCAGGAGGCCCTGATTCGCGCGGTGGCCGCGACCGGAACACCGGTGGTCGTGGTCCTGACCGGCGGCAGCGCCATTACCATGCCGTGGATCGACCAGGTGGCGGCGGTGCTCGATGCCTGGTACCCGGGACAGGAAGGAGGGAATGCCGTGGCGGACGTGCTCTTTGGGCGCGCCTCGCCGGCGGGTCGCTTACCCCTCACCTTCCCCATGCATGAGGGCCAGGTGCCGCTGCACTATGCTCACAAACCAACGGGCCGCGGCGACGACTATCTGGATCTCACCGGTCACCCGCTCTTTCCGTTCGGGCATGGCTTGTCGTATACGAGCTTTGCCTATGACAGCCTGCACGTTGAGCTTCGCCCAAAGACGGACAGCATCGCGCTGCGGGTTTCGCTCACGGTGACGAACAGCGGCCCGCGCGCCAGCGACGAAGTGGTGCAGCTGTATTTGCGGGATGTCCTGGCTCGCGTGGCTCGTCCGGTCATGGAGTTGGCCGGCTTCGCGCGCATCACGCTGGGCGCCGGTGCCACACAGCGCGTCACCTTTGACGTGACGCGCTCGCAGCTGCAGTTCCTCGATGAAACGCTGCAGCGCATTGAAGAACCAGGCACCTGGCGCGTCATGGTTGGCGCGTCGAGCCGCGACATCCGCCTGCGACAGGAAGTCGTGGTCCCGTAA
- a CDS encoding (Fe-S)-binding protein — protein sequence MTLSNLVFLLIFAGGLSAFAVQAQRLVRWLKLAKDEVRTDHPDVRTKNFLLIGLAQTKILRDPLGGMMHALVFWGFCVLGLGTVEIMIQGLYTPFTWDVILPRLLYVPYVFSQEIFAVFVLMPVGYLLYRRLVIRPARFTVDAVHSGEAVLILSVIAGLMLTLLLLFVGDAKQPGADMGGRVITSMLLPLFSGMSAETAHVMARVSWWIHALGILWFLNHLPKSKHLHVLSSLINVWFSNTSGPGRVGAMRPMDLEAEDAEQFGASDVEHLTWKNLLDGYSCTECGRCTAACPANITGKALSPRMIVVKTRARLTEKATVLDAVAAGGGTATEEQQAVLDKKLLDNWITEEELWACTSCRACVQECPVSIDQLDIINELRRDLMLMESRFPEELQPALTSLERNGSPWAFSASDREQWAEGMNIPTMAEMAAAGEKPDILFWVGCMGSFDDRAKKITVAFARILQAANVKFAILGQEETCHGDPARRMGNEYLYQMLAKGVIETLNGYELKTIVTFCPHCFHQMGKEFPDLGGHYEVIHHTEYIERLLNDGRVPLDTEHGKRLKVAYHDSCYLGRYNEIYDAPRNTLKKALPIVELVEPARTKSRGLCCGAGGGRMWMEENVGKRVNVERSEELLATGADQIAVACPFCMTMITDGVTGAGSEVPVLDISEVVAARLS from the coding sequence ATGACTCTGTCGAACCTCGTTTTCCTGCTGATTTTCGCCGGCGGCCTCTCGGCCTTCGCGGTGCAGGCGCAGCGGCTCGTCCGTTGGCTCAAGCTTGCCAAGGACGAAGTCCGGACCGATCACCCTGACGTCCGAACCAAAAACTTCCTGCTTATCGGGCTCGCGCAAACGAAAATTCTGCGCGACCCGCTCGGCGGCATGATGCACGCCCTCGTGTTCTGGGGGTTCTGTGTCCTTGGCCTCGGGACGGTCGAGATCATGATTCAGGGGCTGTACACGCCGTTCACGTGGGATGTCATCCTGCCGCGGCTGTTGTACGTCCCCTACGTGTTCTCGCAAGAGATCTTCGCGGTCTTTGTCCTCATGCCGGTGGGATATCTGCTGTACCGCCGGCTGGTCATCCGCCCAGCGCGTTTTACCGTGGACGCGGTGCACAGCGGCGAAGCTGTACTCATTCTGAGCGTGATTGCCGGTCTGATGCTCACGCTGCTGTTGCTGTTCGTAGGCGACGCCAAGCAGCCCGGTGCCGACATGGGCGGCCGGGTCATCACGTCCATGCTGTTGCCACTCTTCAGTGGCATGTCTGCGGAAACCGCGCACGTCATGGCGCGCGTGTCGTGGTGGATTCATGCTCTGGGTATTCTGTGGTTCCTCAACCACCTGCCCAAGTCGAAGCACCTGCATGTGCTGTCGTCGCTCATCAACGTGTGGTTCTCCAACACGAGTGGCCCGGGTCGCGTGGGCGCCATGCGCCCCATGGATCTCGAGGCCGAAGACGCCGAGCAGTTTGGCGCCAGCGACGTGGAGCATCTGACCTGGAAGAATCTGCTGGACGGCTACTCCTGTACGGAGTGTGGTCGCTGTACGGCGGCGTGCCCGGCCAACATCACGGGCAAGGCGTTGTCGCCGCGCATGATCGTGGTGAAGACGCGCGCCCGCCTCACGGAAAAGGCCACCGTGCTTGATGCCGTAGCCGCTGGTGGCGGAACGGCGACCGAAGAACAGCAGGCGGTTCTCGACAAGAAGTTGCTCGATAACTGGATTACCGAAGAGGAGTTGTGGGCGTGCACCTCATGCCGCGCGTGTGTGCAGGAGTGCCCGGTCAGCATCGACCAGCTGGACATCATTAACGAGCTGCGTCGCGACCTCATGCTCATGGAGTCGCGCTTCCCCGAAGAGCTGCAGCCGGCGCTCACAAGCCTTGAGCGGAACGGCAGCCCCTGGGCCTTCAGCGCGTCAGATCGTGAGCAGTGGGCCGAAGGGATGAACATCCCCACCATGGCCGAGATGGCGGCGGCTGGTGAGAAGCCCGACATCCTGTTCTGGGTGGGGTGCATGGGCTCCTTCGACGATCGCGCCAAGAAGATCACCGTGGCCTTCGCCCGCATTCTGCAGGCTGCCAACGTGAAGTTCGCCATCCTCGGCCAGGAAGAAACCTGCCATGGCGATCCGGCGCGTCGTATGGGAAACGAATATCTGTATCAGATGCTCGCCAAGGGCGTCATTGAGACCCTCAATGGCTACGAGCTCAAGACCATCGTGACGTTCTGCCCGCACTGTTTCCACCAGATGGGGAAGGAGTTCCCTGATCTGGGCGGTCACTACGAAGTGATCCACCACACCGAGTACATCGAGCGTCTGCTGAACGACGGGCGCGTGCCGCTGGATACAGAGCATGGAAAGCGGCTCAAGGTCGCGTACCACGACTCGTGTTATCTGGGCCGCTACAACGAGATCTACGACGCGCCGCGCAACACGCTCAAGAAGGCACTCCCCATCGTGGAACTGGTGGAGCCGGCCCGTACCAAGAGCCGTGGCCTGTGCTGTGGCGCTGGCGGTGGTCGCATGTGGATGGAAGAGAACGTGGGCAAGCGTGTGAATGTGGAACGCAGCGAAGAGCTGCTGGCCACCGGGGCAGATCAGATTGCCGTGGCCTGTCCGTTTTGCATGACCATGATTACCGATGGCGTTACCGGCGCCGGGAGTGAAGTGCCGGTACTCGATATCTCCGAAGTGGTGGCGGCGCGGCTGTCCTGA
- a CDS encoding electron transfer flavoprotein subunit alpha/FixB family protein yields MANVLVFAEVRAGDLRKVALEAVTAARQLADLSGGGSVHAVLAGDAGIAVKAASLAEYGADSVLVLEHAGFAQYNPEALAATVAQRLGSGTYGFAVFSATAQGRDLSPRVAAKLGSGLAPDLTGFSVDGGTVSGQHFNMNGKTIATLSLSGSPAVLSVRPAAFQPAANARPLVTEAITSAADPSASRVKVVELKQGNTGKLDLNDAPVIVAGGRGLKAAENFKLCDDLADAFGNAAVGATRAVTDEGWRPHSDQIGQTGRNVSPNLYIAVGISGAIQHLAGMRTSKTIVAINKDKDAPIFKVADYGIVGDVFEIMPALTAAVKAAKAQG; encoded by the coding sequence ATGGCCAACGTTCTTGTATTTGCTGAAGTGCGCGCGGGCGATCTGCGTAAGGTTGCCCTGGAAGCCGTGACCGCCGCCCGGCAGTTGGCCGATCTCTCCGGCGGCGGCAGTGTGCACGCCGTCCTCGCCGGTGACGCCGGTATTGCGGTCAAGGCGGCCTCGCTCGCGGAGTACGGCGCCGATAGCGTGCTCGTGCTCGAGCATGCCGGTTTTGCGCAGTACAATCCGGAAGCGCTGGCGGCAACGGTTGCGCAGCGTCTGGGCAGTGGCACTTATGGTTTCGCGGTCTTCAGCGCCACGGCGCAGGGGCGCGACTTGTCGCCTCGCGTCGCGGCCAAGTTGGGCAGTGGGTTGGCGCCCGACCTCACCGGGTTTTCCGTAGACGGCGGTACGGTGTCCGGGCAGCATTTCAACATGAATGGCAAGACGATTGCGACGTTGTCGCTGTCGGGATCGCCAGCCGTGTTGTCGGTGCGACCGGCGGCCTTCCAGCCAGCGGCCAATGCGCGCCCGCTGGTGACCGAGGCCATCACTTCGGCGGCCGATCCGTCGGCATCACGTGTGAAGGTGGTGGAGCTCAAGCAGGGGAACACCGGCAAGCTCGATCTCAACGACGCGCCGGTTATCGTGGCCGGTGGTCGCGGGCTCAAGGCGGCCGAAAATTTCAAGCTGTGTGACGATCTGGCCGATGCCTTTGGCAACGCGGCGGTTGGCGCGACACGCGCCGTGACCGACGAAGGGTGGCGCCCCCACTCCGATCAGATTGGTCAGACTGGTCGGAACGTGAGCCCCAATCTCTATATCGCCGTCGGGATCTCCGGCGCCATTCAGCACCTTGCCGGTATGCGGACGTCCAAGACCATCGTCGCGATCAACAAGGATAAGGACGCGCCCATCTTCAAGGTGGCCGACTACGGCATCGTCGGTGACGTGTTCGAGATCATGCCGGCGCTGACGGCGGCAGTGAAGGCGGCCAAGGCGCAGGGCTGA
- a CDS encoding electron transfer flavoprotein subunit beta/FixA family protein — protein sequence MNGAAAVKIAVCIKRVPVMETKFAIAADGTRVDEAGLKYDVNDFDLWAIEAGLQLKEKNGNAGEVVAICLGPDTAQEQIRKALAMGADRGVLLQAPTVPADGLAIARALAAELKDGGYDLVLFGRIAIDSMNQMTGPMVAELLDLPCVTNVFKLEIAGGTGRAERALEGASEVMEFPLPAVLTIDDGLNKERLPSLKGIMAAKKKPLDVKPAQLGELKVAVTKMVLPPERAAGRILGDNADAVPELVRLLQTEAKVL from the coding sequence TTGAACGGAGCGGCAGCGGTGAAGATCGCCGTGTGCATCAAGCGTGTCCCCGTCATGGAAACCAAGTTCGCGATCGCGGCCGATGGCACGCGCGTGGACGAGGCGGGGCTGAAGTACGACGTCAACGACTTTGATCTGTGGGCCATTGAAGCCGGCCTGCAACTCAAGGAAAAGAACGGCAACGCCGGCGAAGTGGTGGCCATTTGCCTCGGGCCCGACACGGCGCAGGAGCAGATCCGCAAGGCGCTCGCCATGGGCGCTGATCGCGGTGTGCTGCTGCAGGCGCCCACGGTGCCGGCCGACGGCCTCGCCATTGCCCGGGCCTTGGCGGCTGAGCTCAAGGACGGTGGCTATGATCTCGTGTTGTTCGGCCGCATTGCGATCGACTCCATGAATCAGATGACCGGCCCCATGGTGGCCGAGCTGCTCGATCTGCCGTGTGTCACCAACGTCTTCAAGCTGGAGATTGCCGGAGGCACGGGGCGTGCCGAGCGGGCTCTCGAAGGCGCGAGCGAAGTGATGGAGTTCCCGCTGCCGGCCGTGCTGACGATTGACGACGGTCTCAACAAGGAACGCCTCCCGTCGCTCAAGGGGATCATGGCGGCCAAGAAGAAGCCCCTCGATGTGAAACCCGCCCAACTGGGTGAGCTCAAGGTGGCGGTCACCAAGATGGTCCTGCCCCCCGAGCGGGCGGCCGGCCGCATTCTCGGCGACAATGCCGACGCGGTGCCGGAACTGGTCCGCCTCCTCCAGACTGAAGCGAAGGTGCTCTGA
- a CDS encoding RagB/SusD family nutrient uptake outer membrane protein, whose protein sequence is MRNTMKVLTAVAALGLTAACSNFDRLLTVQTPSRLAESSFLVPGNAALISASAVSDYECALGGYIVASALGAGELVDGTQTAARWNYDRRNVEAVDALYSTSGCEGIGVYTPISTARYTNDQAVAKLEGWSDTDVPNRQRLIALNSAMAGYSLLLLGEGFCEGVINLGVSLTPAQLFDSAEVRFSRAITAATAANDASILNLAYVGRARARINKGAKPGAAEDAARVPVGFVYNATADATIGRRNNRIFQQVNQSNNTSVAPAYRTLNDPRVSVTNLNRTAADQVNTLWGQNKYASLTATYPIASGLEAQLILAEARGGAEGIGILNTLRARTGVGLPPLTTQETASFDGAVAEERRRELFLQGNRWFDVKRFNLPQVPAAGGAYPKGGVYGTQRCWPLPDVETLANPNFGR, encoded by the coding sequence ATGCGAAACACGATGAAGGTCCTGACGGCGGTCGCGGCGCTCGGCCTGACCGCTGCCTGCAGCAACTTTGATCGCCTGCTTACGGTACAGACGCCCAGTCGATTGGCGGAGAGCTCGTTCCTGGTACCGGGCAATGCCGCCCTGATCTCTGCGAGTGCCGTGTCCGACTACGAGTGCGCTCTTGGTGGGTACATCGTCGCCAGCGCGCTAGGTGCCGGAGAACTCGTGGATGGCACGCAAACCGCCGCCCGCTGGAACTACGACCGGCGCAATGTGGAAGCCGTGGACGCGCTGTACAGCACCTCCGGGTGCGAAGGTATCGGCGTCTACACGCCCATCAGCACCGCGCGCTACACGAACGATCAGGCGGTCGCCAAGCTCGAAGGGTGGAGCGACACCGATGTGCCCAATCGTCAGCGGCTCATTGCGCTAAACTCCGCGATGGCTGGCTACAGCCTGCTCCTGCTGGGGGAGGGCTTTTGCGAGGGCGTCATCAATCTCGGTGTGTCCCTCACCCCCGCGCAGTTGTTTGACTCGGCAGAAGTACGGTTCAGCCGAGCCATCACCGCGGCAACGGCCGCCAACGATGCGAGCATTCTCAACCTGGCGTATGTCGGTCGCGCACGGGCCCGCATCAACAAGGGCGCAAAACCCGGAGCCGCGGAGGATGCCGCGCGGGTGCCGGTGGGCTTTGTGTACAACGCCACGGCCGATGCCACCATTGGACGCCGCAACAATCGCATCTTCCAACAGGTAAACCAGTCGAACAACACCTCCGTAGCCCCGGCATATCGCACCCTCAACGATCCGCGGGTGTCGGTCACGAATCTCAACCGGACCGCTGCCGATCAGGTGAACACGCTCTGGGGCCAGAACAAGTACGCGAGTCTCACCGCCACGTACCCGATCGCGTCGGGACTGGAGGCACAGCTCATTCTGGCCGAAGCCCGCGGCGGAGCGGAGGGCATCGGCATTCTGAACACGCTGCGGGCTCGCACGGGTGTTGGTCTGCCCCCCCTCACCACGCAGGAAACGGCCAGCTTTGATGGGGCCGTGGCCGAGGAGCGTCGTCGGGAGTTGTTCCTGCAGGGGAACCGCTGGTTCGACGTGAAGCGGTTCAACCTGCCGCAGGTGCCGGCCGCAGGAGGCGCCTATCCCAAGGGGGGCGTCTATGGCACCCAGCGGTGCTGGCCGTTGCCCGACGTGGAGACGCTCGCCAATCCCAATTTCGGGCGCTGA
- a CDS encoding SusC/RagA family TonB-linked outer membrane protein: MLHSAVRWAASRARTIGVMLGLAAATLAPAATAVAQSTGTIAGTVVNEKNGSPIGDAQIMVEGRNIGTTTDNAGRFRLAGLTGSGQVQVTVRRIGFQPRTAGATIGDANVRIALSERAMELTSVVVTGTAGVAEKRAIGNAVTTVNAAEVVATQPVNSFQELLNGRASGVSIVASSGQVGTGSRIRVRGASSLSLSNDPLIYVDGVRVDNTQASGPSNQGFGSASISRWNDFNPDDIESLEVIKGPAAATLYGTEASNGVIQIITKKGAAGRPVWNVTARGGSSWVPDWLTRFDDNYGTVPSAGSTTALDTVSISTRQLNDSLQRKFGNDIFTSGTLQDIQMSVSGGSSAVRYYVGGGYEENQGAERVNRLRRTNLRVNLQANPSPKIDLQSSLGYTTGRTYLPFESGGGGAVWGTVFSSPSFLYGGVRVPSRNPNNPQLGFRSGPPNAYYEAYDVFQDADRFTGSFQFTNRPTSWLNHRLIVGLDRLAENNEDRTPRNDIIGATYASFAGSGLPTAGSISASTRDVTLTSYDYVANADFQLSGAVKSVTSVGGQIYLRQTRFRSISGSTFPAVGLTSISSASIRNVGSDELVQNNTVGAFIQQQFVWNDRLFLTAAIRTDDNSAFGTNFDAVTYPKLSASWVLSEEPSLPIPAFVNQLRVRSAYGASGLQPGAFDAIRTYSASGGFLTPSSAGNPDLGPERSTELEVGFDAGMWNDRVGMEVTYFKGSTKDAILSRQAPPSNGFPGLQLFNAGQVDRDGLEWIVRGTPLRRDNVSLDLTLSGSVNNYNIASLGGTTDFVSLSSNVAHKVGYAPGAWWDRRVVSAEYNPTTKRATNLLCDNGAGGTVACATAPRVFLGNSVPTQEGSFSAGLTLFKNIRVNAFVDWRGGYKKLDGNYRVRCGAFVLCRELYYPDEVEDKALLGAVQAGTAYTHHLISDASFARFRELAATYTLPQSFARRLGASRASITVAGRNLGLWTNFPGIEPEASFNGGTRGGAFGQWEQSVLPQLRQFVTTVNFNF; the protein is encoded by the coding sequence ATGCTGCACTCCGCCGTTCGCTGGGCGGCAAGCAGGGCACGCACCATTGGTGTGATGCTCGGGCTTGCGGCCGCGACGCTGGCTCCGGCCGCCACGGCCGTGGCGCAAAGTACGGGCACCATTGCCGGTACCGTCGTGAATGAAAAGAATGGGTCGCCGATCGGCGATGCCCAGATCATGGTGGAGGGCCGAAACATTGGCACGACTACCGACAACGCGGGCCGCTTCCGGCTGGCTGGCCTCACGGGGAGTGGTCAGGTTCAAGTCACGGTTCGCCGCATCGGCTTCCAGCCGCGCACGGCGGGGGCCACGATCGGCGACGCCAACGTGCGAATCGCGTTGTCCGAGCGGGCCATGGAGCTCACGTCAGTTGTCGTGACCGGTACCGCTGGTGTGGCGGAGAAGCGCGCCATCGGCAACGCGGTCACCACCGTGAACGCGGCCGAAGTGGTGGCGACGCAGCCCGTGAATTCCTTTCAGGAACTGCTGAACGGTCGCGCCTCTGGGGTGAGCATCGTCGCCAGCTCCGGCCAGGTGGGTACCGGTTCGCGCATTCGCGTGCGTGGCGCCTCCTCGCTGTCGCTCTCCAACGATCCGCTTATCTACGTGGATGGCGTGCGCGTGGACAACACGCAGGCCTCTGGGCCCTCCAATCAGGGATTCGGTTCCGCCTCGATTTCGCGGTGGAATGACTTCAACCCTGATGACATCGAGAGCCTTGAGGTGATCAAGGGGCCCGCGGCCGCAACGCTGTACGGCACCGAAGCATCCAACGGCGTCATTCAAATCATTACCAAGAAGGGCGCGGCCGGTCGGCCCGTCTGGAATGTGACGGCGCGAGGTGGTTCAAGTTGGGTGCCCGATTGGCTGACGCGCTTTGACGACAACTACGGGACGGTGCCGAGCGCCGGAAGCACGACGGCCCTGGATACCGTGAGCATTTCCACGCGACAGCTCAACGACTCGCTTCAGCGGAAATTCGGCAACGATATTTTCACGAGCGGTACGCTGCAGGACATTCAGATGTCCGTGTCTGGCGGCAGCAGCGCGGTGCGCTACTACGTGGGTGGCGGCTATGAGGAGAATCAGGGCGCCGAACGCGTGAACCGCCTGCGTCGCACCAATCTGCGCGTGAATCTGCAGGCAAATCCCTCCCCGAAGATCGACCTCCAGTCCAGCCTGGGATATACCACCGGTCGTACCTATCTGCCGTTCGAATCCGGTGGTGGTGGAGCCGTCTGGGGGACCGTCTTTTCTTCGCCCTCCTTTCTGTACGGCGGCGTCAGGGTCCCCTCGCGCAATCCCAACAATCCCCAGCTGGGATTCCGGTCGGGACCGCCCAACGCCTACTATGAGGCGTACGACGTCTTCCAGGACGCCGACCGCTTCACCGGCAGCTTCCAGTTCACCAATCGCCCAACGTCGTGGCTCAATCACCGACTCATTGTCGGCCTCGATCGCCTCGCGGAAAACAATGAAGATCGCACACCGCGAAACGATATCATCGGCGCAACCTACGCCTCGTTTGCCGGAAGTGGCCTGCCTACCGCCGGATCAATTTCGGCCTCCACGCGCGATGTGACGCTCACGTCGTACGACTACGTCGCAAACGCGGACTTTCAGCTGTCCGGCGCCGTCAAGAGTGTGACGTCGGTTGGTGGCCAGATCTACCTGCGTCAAACGCGGTTCCGCTCCATCAGCGGATCCACGTTCCCGGCCGTTGGGCTCACGTCCATTTCGTCGGCCAGCATCCGCAACGTGGGCAGCGACGAACTGGTACAGAACAACACGGTGGGCGCGTTTATTCAGCAGCAGTTCGTGTGGAACGATCGTCTGTTCCTGACGGCGGCCATCCGTACCGACGACAACTCCGCGTTCGGGACCAACTTTGACGCTGTCACGTACCCCAAGCTCAGCGCCTCCTGGGTACTGAGCGAGGAACCGTCGCTTCCCATCCCCGCCTTTGTGAACCAGCTGCGAGTGCGCTCGGCGTACGGCGCCAGCGGGTTGCAGCCGGGGGCCTTTGATGCCATCCGCACATACTCGGCGTCAGGTGGCTTCCTTACTCCGTCGTCGGCCGGTAACCCCGACCTTGGACCGGAACGCAGTACCGAACTCGAAGTCGGCTTTGATGCCGGCATGTGGAACGATCGGGTCGGTATGGAAGTGACGTACTTCAAGGGAAGCACGAAGGACGCCATTCTTTCGCGCCAGGCGCCGCCATCCAATGGATTCCCCGGCCTGCAGCTCTTCAACGCCGGTCAGGTGGATCGCGACGGCCTGGAGTGGATTGTACGTGGTACGCCGCTTCGCCGCGACAATGTTTCGCTGGACCTGACGCTGAGTGGTTCCGTAAACAACTACAACATTGCGTCGTTGGGCGGGACCACGGACTTTGTGTCCCTCAGCAGCAACGTGGCCCATAAAGTCGGCTACGCGCCGGGTGCCTGGTGGGATCGCCGTGTGGTGAGCGCGGAGTACAACCCCACGACCAAACGCGCCACGAATCTGCTCTGCGATAACGGAGCGGGCGGTACCGTGGCCTGTGCCACGGCTCCCCGGGTGTTTCTCGGCAACTCCGTGCCAACGCAGGAAGGCTCATTCTCGGCCGGCCTCACGCTCTTCAAGAACATCCGCGTGAACGCGTTTGTGGACTGGCGCGGTGGCTACAAGAAGCTCGACGGCAACTACCGCGTGCGCTGCGGCGCCTTCGTGCTTTGCCGTGAGCTCTACTATCCCGACGAAGTCGAAGACAAGGCGTTGCTCGGCGCGGTGCAGGCCGGTACCGCCTACACGCACCACCTCATTTCGGATGCAAGCTTTGCCCGCTTCCGGGAGTTGGCTGCCACCTACACGCTGCCGCAGTCGTTCGCACGCCGTCTCGGCGCCAGTCGCGCGTCAATAACGGTGGCGGGCCGCAATCTCGGCCTCTGGACCAATTTCCCGGGCATTGAGCCGGAAGCGTCCTTTAATGGCGGCACCCGTGGCGGTGCCTTCGGTCAGTGGGAGCAGAGTGTACTTCCGCAGCTTCGCCAGTTTGTCACCACCGTCAACTTCAACTTCTGA